The Fulvivirga maritima genome segment CGAAGATCAAGGAAGTAGAAAATCGGTAGATCGCCTTTTTTTAGATACTAAATATGGCAGAATATTAAGTGATAAATGGACCTTTTTCACCTCACTAACCTTCCTTTCTCAGTTTGATAGAGGGTATGAATACGAAGTGGAACAGGCAGATGGCACTACGCGTGACAGTCTGATTTCTGAGTTTATGGCTCCTGCTTTTATAACCTCTTCCTGGGGTTTTGAATATCATCCTGTTGATTATTTTAAATTGAGATTAGGACCTTTTTCTCCTAGATTGACCGTGGTTAATAATGATCAATTGTCAGAAGTAGGTGCTTATGGCGTAGATCCCGGAGACAAGACAAGGTTTGAATTTTTGGCTTTCCAGATGGTAGCTGACTTTAATAAGGACATAGCTGAAAACCTGAATTTGAAATGGAAATATATGTTATTCGCTAATTATGAGCAGCTTGAAGTAAAAAAGCTGGATCACCGACTTGATCTGACGCTGGCGGCGAAAGTGAATAAATTCTTAGATGTATCCATAGGAGGTATTTTGCTGTATGACTATGATCAGATAGACGAACTGCAGATAAGCCAGGCGCTAAACCTGGGCGTGGTTTATACCTATAAAAATTATAAAGAGAAGAAGAAATAATTAATAAAGCCTCCCTGATACGGAGGCTTTATTGTTAGAAGTCAGTATCTAAGCCTAATCTGTTTTGTAAATCTCTCAGTATTGGCTTTTTCTCAATAAGGTAGGCGAATTTTTCATGATTAGTGTAAATCATTCTCTGCGCCTGAGCCTCAATTAACTCTGTTTCCAGAGATATCTTTCCATTGTTTAACTTCCTTTTAAGGTGTTTCAGTAGCTCTGGCCTGAATCTATCCAGAATATCAATTTTTACCGGATTAAGAAATTTGATAACGATGGTAGTAGGATCTTTTAGGTAAAACTCCTGCTTCATTACCATGTGCTCAGAGTTTTTACCTTCTGCTTTTCTGCTTTCGGCAAAGTCATTCCATACTTGAATGAGTTGCTCAGGTGTGAAGCTATCCGTTCCAAAGGTTTCTTCTACATGGTGTTTCTCTTCGTTTCCTTTTTCCTCCTCGGTCTTTTTAGCCAGATCATCCAGGTTTTTAGGAATCTTGGCGGTAGTCTTCAGCTTAGACATGCTTAGCCTTTTTGAAGGCTTTAAAGCAGAGGTAGGAGTAGCTCCTGAACCTGTGGTAGCAGCAGGAGCTTCCGTAGATGCTTGAGCGTTTTCGTTAGAATCAGGAGTAGTCTCCTTTTCTTCCGCTTCGTTTAGCTCACTTTTTTTTTTTAGGCCATTTTCAGAAGCAAGACTGATGGCAGAATTAATATGAGCTAACTTCATGAGCATAAGTTCTACACTCAGGCGCTGATTTTTACTTCCTTTATAGTTGATATCGCACTGATTAGAAATGTTGAGTGCTGTAAGTAAAAATGATTTTGAAGCCCTGTT includes the following:
- a CDS encoding DUF3078 domain-containing protein, giving the protein MRQVNACKVLLPLTLACLFGFFTAHGQQNDTIPKDTTYWKKDFRGGLSFNQASFSDNWQGGGVNSIGLNTFLTYKANYKKDIHSWDNTIDLGYGLVKNEDQGSRKSVDRLFLDTKYGRILSDKWTFFTSLTFLSQFDRGYEYEVEQADGTTRDSLISEFMAPAFITSSWGFEYHPVDYFKLRLGPFSPRLTVVNNDQLSEVGAYGVDPGDKTRFEFLAFQMVADFNKDIAENLNLKWKYMLFANYEQLEVKKLDHRLDLTLAAKVNKFLDVSIGGILLYDYDQIDELQISQALNLGVVYTYKNYKEKKK